One Silene latifolia isolate original U9 population chromosome 4, ASM4854445v1, whole genome shotgun sequence DNA segment encodes these proteins:
- the LOC141653152 gene encoding uncharacterized protein LOC141653152: MDIAQCCLDGNADVVEFCPHDGFQNILAACTYTLQEGDQPSRLGSISLFDVNAVTSALDRVCFVETSGIFDIKWSPVRGTVSPSIAQADAAGCLRIHGLERSSDELGSTGVVLKQTTDIQLSSSMCLCVDWNPLGTSLAVGLSDGSVSVSSLTESQLSEEQQWKAHDFEVWAASFDPHQPSVVYSGSDDCKFRGWDLREGLTVPAFQNSKAHNMGICCIVKNPIDPYALLTGSYDEHLRVWDVRSISKPVTETSVCLGGGVWRIKYHPSIKDLVLTACMHNGFAIVKLSDGNPEVIETYNEHGSLAYGADWQRSQLGQEGETTNSLVATCSFYDRMVRVWIPKADLLS; the protein is encoded by the exons ATGGATATTGCACAATGTTGTCTAGATGGCAATGCTGATGTTGTTGAGTTCTGCCCGCATGACGGGTTTCAGAATATTCTAGCTGCTTGTACTTATACCCTACAGGAGGGTGATCAGCCAAGTCGGTTAGGGAGCATATCCTTGTTTGATGTCAATGCTGTTACTAGTGCTCTTGATCGAGTTTGTTTTGTCGAAACTTCTGGTATCTTTGATATCAAGTGGAGCCCTGTTAGGGGCACAGTGAGTCCTTCGATTGCTCAAGCTGATGCTGCTGGGTGTTTGAGAATCCATGGCTTAGAGCGTTCTTCAGATGAACTAGGATCCACAG GGGTGGTACTAAAACAGACCACTGATATTCAACTCAGCTCTTCAATGTGCCTCTGCGTAGACTGGAATCCCTTGGGCACTTCACTAGCAGTTGGTCTTTCGGATGGTTCTGTTTCTGTCTCATCACTCACCGAATCCCAGCTCAGTGAAGAGCAACAATGGAAAGCTCACGACTTTGAGGTGTGGGCAGCTTCCTTCGACCCCCACCAGCCATCTGTAGTGTATTCAGGATCGGATGATTGTAAATTCCGAGGTTGGGATTTGAGAGAGGGTCTCACAGTGCCAGCATTTCAGAATTCAAAGGCCCACAATATGGGCATTTGTTGTATTGTAAAGAACCCTATTGACCCATATGCTTTACTTACGGGTAGCTATGACGAGCACTTGAGAGTATGGGATGTGAGATCGATTTCTAAGCCTGTGACTGAGACTTCTGTTTGTTTAGGGGGAGGAGTTTGGAGGATTAAGTACCATCCTTCTATTAAAGACCTGGTTTTGACAGCATGTATGCATAATGGATTTGCCATTGTGAAATTGAGCGATGGTAACCCTGAGGTCATTGAGACATACAACGAGCATGGGTCACTTGCTTATGGAGCAGATTGGCAGAGGTCGCAGTTGGGTCAGGAAGGTGAAACAACAAATAGTTTAGTGGCTACTTGCTCGTTTTATGACCGAATGGTTCGTGTTTGGATTCCTAAGGCTGATTTACTCAGTTGA